Genomic segment of Sodaliphilus pleomorphus:
GCGCTCCATCACCTGGCTGGCCTCGCCCTCGGTCTTGTAGCGCCCCTGGGTGGAGTTGAAGGTCACGCCGCGGTACAGGGTCTTGATTTCCCAGTAGTCCTCGGGCACAAAGTGCTCGATCTCGCGCTGGCGGGCCACCACCAGAGCCAGGGTGGGTGTCTGCACACGCCCTATCGAGAGCACATTGCGGCCGTAGCCGCTGGCATACTTGAGGGTGTAGAGCCGGGTGGCATTGATGCCCAGCAGCCAGTCGCCTATGGCACGCGACAGCCCGGCATAGTACAGGTTGTCTTTTTCCTTGGCATCGAGCAGGTGATCGAAGCCCTCGCGCAGAGCCTGGTCGGTCATCGAGTTCACCCACAGTCGCTTCACCGGTATCGTGCAGCCCGCCAGCTGGTAGACCCAGCGTTGTATGAGTTCGCCCTCCTGGCCGGCATCGCCGCAGTTGATGAGCTCGTCGCTCTGCTTGATGAGGGCCTCGATGCAGCGAAATTGCCGCTGCACGCCGGCATCCTCCTTGAGCTTGATGCCAAAGCGCTGCGGAAACATGGGCAGGGCTTGCAGCGACCATCGCTTCCACATCTCGGTGTAGTCGGCCGGTTCCTTGAGCTCGCACAGGTGGCCCAGGGTCCAGGTCACGCGGTAGCCGTTACCCTCGTAGTAGCCATCGTGGCGGTCGTTGGCCCCGAGTATGGCAGCAATGTCGCGTGCCACGCTGGGCTTCTCGGCCACGCATAGTTTCATTGTCCCGTTCATTCGCCCAGGTGCATTTTTTTGGCTTCGTTCCACAAGGCGTCCATCTCGTCGAGGGTCATCTCGTTGAGGTTCTTGCCGCGCTTGTGTGCCTCTTGCTCGATGTGGTTGAAACGGGCGATAAACTTGAGGTTGGTTTTCTCGAGAGCTGTGTCGGGGCGCACGCCATAAAGGCGGGCGGCGTTGACCACGGCAAAGAGCAGATCGCCAAATTCCTTCTCGCGGTCTACCTCGTGGCCTTGCTTGAACTCGGCCTCTACCTCGCGCTCCTCCTCACGCACCTTGTCCCACACCTCGTCGCGGTTGGGCCAGTCAAAGCCCACGTGGGCTGCCTTCTCCTGGATGCGCTCGGCCTTGATGAGCGACGGCAGGCTGCGGGGCACGCCGCCCAGCACGGTCTTGTTGCCGTTTTTCTCTTTCAGCTTGATGAGCTCCCAGTTGTCGCTCACCTCTTGAGCAGTGCGAGCCGTGGCCTGGCCGTAGATGTGCGGGTGCCGAAAGATGAGCTTCTCGCGCAGCGAGTTGCACACGTCGGCAATGTCATATTGCCCCTTCTCGTCGCCCATCTTGGCCAGCATCAGCACGTGCAGGAGCACATCGCCCAGCTCCTTGCGCACGTTTTGCCCGTCGCCGGCCACAATGGCCTCTGAGAGTTCCATCACTTCTTCGATGGTGTTGGGGCGCAGGCTCTCGGGTGTCTGTGCCGAGTCCCAGGGGCATTTTTGCCTCAGGGTGTCGATCACGTCGAGCAGCTCTCCCATTGCCTTCAATTTTTCTTCTTTGCTATGATTTGGCATGTGTTATCTTTTGATCGATTGCGTTGCCATGCGATTTATCACCG
This window contains:
- the mazG gene encoding nucleoside triphosphate pyrophosphohydrolase, with translation MPNHSKEEKLKAMGELLDVIDTLRQKCPWDSAQTPESLRPNTIEEVMELSEAIVAGDGQNVRKELGDVLLHVLMLAKMGDEKGQYDIADVCNSLREKLIFRHPHIYGQATARTAQEVSDNWELIKLKEKNGNKTVLGGVPRSLPSLIKAERIQEKAAHVGFDWPNRDEVWDKVREEEREVEAEFKQGHEVDREKEFGDLLFAVVNAARLYGVRPDTALEKTNLKFIARFNHIEQEAHKRGKNLNEMTLDEMDALWNEAKKMHLGE